One Microbacterium marinum genomic window, GTCCGCGCCGGAGCGTGACGAACGCCTCCACGTGGAAGAACTGCCCCTGATCGCGCGTGCGGGTGCGCACGCCGTCCACCCATCGCAGCGAGGCGAGATAGTCGTGGACCTTGTCGATGTCGGGGTGGTGCTTCTCGTCGTCGAACGTGGTCGCGCGGGTGTCCATGAGATCGGCGATGGATCCCTTCGTGTTCTTCACCCCGTCCCAGAGGATGCTCGCCGAGATGAAGATCGCGGCGGCGGCATCCGCCCACCACAGCCCCAGCCCGATCCCGCCGACACCGACGATGGAGCCGACGGCGGTCATCCAGTCCGCCTTGTTCATGTCGGCATCGGCGTACAGCACCTTGTTGTGCAGCTGACGCGCGAGCTTCATCTTCTGGCGTCCGAAATAGATCGGGAGCGGGATGGTCAGGGCCATCACGCCCGTCATCAGCCAGCCGAGCCAGACGCTCTGGCCGAACACTTCCACCGAGCCGATCGGGGGACGCTCGCCCCGCAGGAGGGTGAGGACCGAGTCGACGAGCAGGTACGCCCCCATCGTGAAGAGAGCGACGCCCGCGACGAGGTGGGCGACACCCACCGAGCGGAAGAAGCCGTACGGGTAGCGCGGGGTGGCCGGCTTCGACACGACCCGCACCGCGACCAGGAAGGCCAGCGGCGGGGCCAGTGACAGCATGTCTTCGATCCAGGCCGCACGCATCGCCTGCGAACTTCCCGTGACGATGCCGACGGCGGGGATCGCGACAGCGAGGAAGGCGATCGTCCCCCACTCGAAGCCGACGGCCCGTCGGAGCGCGCGCTGCTGCTCGGCGGGCAGGTCGGAGGCCAGAGCGCCCCGCGCGCTCATGAAGCCGCGCCGTTCTCTCGCAGGAACACCTCGAGCATGACCAGCAGACGGTTCTCGCCGGGGCGTGTGAACATGATGTGCTTCTCCGTGACGCCTCCGGGGCCGGTGACCTCCGTGTAGACATCTGTGAACGCGGCCTTGTCGGTCCACGGCGACGTGTCCACGAATCCGCCGATGGCGACATCGAGCGAACCCGCGCGCAGCGCCTCGGCGAGCACAGCTTCGGCGCCCTCGGACCACTCGATGTCCGCCCCGTGCTCCGCGGCGAACGCCTCGACGAGGTCGACCTCCGTGCCGGACGGCTCATCGCCGGTGGTCTCGGTCCACGGCGGATTGGCCGTGACGCCTACGCGCAGCGAACCGCCCTCCGCGAGACGATCGACGGTGCCGTCGACGTCAGCGGGGATCTGCGTGCACCCCGCCAACACAACGATGAGCAGAGCGGATGCCGCAACGACACCCCACCGCGGATCCCGTGACATGGTCGTTCCTCCCGGCGCCACCCTAGCCAGGCCGCGCACAAGCCGAGGCGGGGTTGACGGATCAGGAGAGGCGGTGCTCGCTGATCTCGGAGCTGAAGGTGCGCCCGCCCAGCTCGAGGTAGAGCTGCCGCTCGGTGACCGACACGGAGAGCGCGTTGCGTCGCTCGATCGCCCCCGCGGCGTCGTCGAGGAATCCGCGCCCGAAGGAGTAGATCGGGATCTCAGCCGCACGGTGAATCGTCTTCCCCGCCCAGATCGGCAGCAGCCGCGAGATCTCCCGATGGGTGTACACCGCGACGCGGTCGGCCAGCTTGCTGCCGGTATGCAGCCGCGCGGCATCCGGCGCACCGACTTCGATCCACGCGGTGGTCCGACCGGTGAGGTCGCGGACGAGCACGGCCGGTTCGTCCGTCGCGGCGATCCCCTCGCTGAGCGCGATGCCTTCCTCGTACTCGAGCGCGTAGGCAAGGACGCGCAGGAGCACGTTGGGGGCAGTCTCCGAGGGATGCCGCGCCACCCGCAGCGACAGCTGCTCGTACACACCGCGATCGACGTCCGCGAGGTCCACAGTGAACGTGTGCATCACGGATCCGATGGCCATGGTTCGAGCTTACGGGCGGCGGATTCCTGCCGGGACAGGACATAATGGACCCGGCGACGTCCTGTCGCCATCGGTCCTCGACACAGG contains:
- a CDS encoding cation diffusion facilitator family transporter; translated protein: MSARGALASDLPAEQQRALRRAVGFEWGTIAFLAVAIPAVGIVTGSSQAMRAAWIEDMLSLAPPLAFLVAVRVVSKPATPRYPYGFFRSVGVAHLVAGVALFTMGAYLLVDSVLTLLRGERPPIGSVEVFGQSVWLGWLMTGVMALTIPLPIYFGRQKMKLARQLHNKVLYADADMNKADWMTAVGSIVGVGGIGLGLWWADAAAAIFISASILWDGVKNTKGSIADLMDTRATTFDDEKHHPDIDKVHDYLASLRWVDGVRTRTRDQGQFFHVEAFVTLRRGRMPRLEDLTQAQEGARALDWKIHDVVIVPVAEFPENTEARSDEG
- a CDS encoding substrate-binding periplasmic protein, whose amino-acid sequence is MSRDPRWGVVAASALLIVVLAGCTQIPADVDGTVDRLAEGGSLRVGVTANPPWTETTGDEPSGTEVDLVEAFAAEHGADIEWSEGAEAVLAEALRAGSLDVAIGGFVDTSPWTDKAAFTDVYTEVTGPGGVTEKHIMFTRPGENRLLVMLEVFLRENGAAS
- a CDS encoding YaeQ family protein, with the protein product MAIGSVMHTFTVDLADVDRGVYEQLSLRVARHPSETAPNVLLRVLAYALEYEEGIALSEGIAATDEPAVLVRDLTGRTTAWIEVGAPDAARLHTGSKLADRVAVYTHREISRLLPIWAGKTIHRAAEIPIYSFGRGFLDDAAGAIERRNALSVSVTERQLYLELGGRTFSSEISEHRLS